In Rhodococcus pseudokoreensis, the DNA window CGACCGCTTCCTCGACCACCAGCCGGGCGCGTCCCGCGAGATGAGCCTCGGCGCGCTGCAGGTGTGGCAGGCACTGCTCGAGCGCACCGGACGCGGGCGGGGAACGCAGGAGGTGACCATCGTGTTCACCGACCTCGTCGGATTCTCCAGTTGGTCACTGCCCGCCGGCGACGGCGCCACGCTCGCCCTGCTGCGCGACGTCGCCCGAGCCGTCGAGACCCCGATCGTCGACCGGGGCGGGCACGTGGTGAAACGACTGGGCGACGGTGTGATGGCCGTCTTCTCCAGCCCGGACCGCGCGATCGACGCCGTCTTCGCCGCACAGGAAGCGCTCGCGGAGGTCGAGGTGGACGGCTACCGCCCCCGCATGCGCGTCGGCATCCATACCGGTTCGCCCCGGCAGATCGGCAGCGACTGGCTCGGTGTCGACGTGACCGTCGCGGCCCGCATGATGGAACTGGGCGGCGACGGCAACGTGATGGCGTCGTCCGCCACGCTGTCGAGCCTGCAGCCGGGCACCCTCGACGAACTGGGGGTCGGGGTCAAGCCGTGGCGGCGCGCCTTCTTTGCCCCCGCCCCCAGCGGAGTGCCCTCCGACCTCGGTATCTGGCGGTTGCGGCTCCGCCGCCCGTGAGTACTTGTTAA includes these proteins:
- a CDS encoding adenylate/guanylate cyclase domain-containing protein — encoded protein: MSDDPAEENSAEPGAAQTPKRGDKVLGWVGSVNRQPQLIEGLRKVRRALPGDPAFGDPLSTAGPGSARAIARVADRFLDHQPGASREMSLGALQVWQALLERTGRGRGTQEVTIVFTDLVGFSSWSLPAGDGATLALLRDVARAVETPIVDRGGHVVKRLGDGVMAVFSSPDRAIDAVFAAQEALAEVEVDGYRPRMRVGIHTGSPRQIGSDWLGVDVTVAARMMELGGDGNVMASSATLSSLQPGTLDELGVGVKPWRRAFFAPAPSGVPSDLGIWRLRLRRP